A region from the Hydrogenimonas sp. genome encodes:
- a CDS encoding mobile element protein, with the protein MKKRFSEEQIVKILQEAERAATDQEVIRKHNISDTTFYRWKKLYGGMGVSEVKRLKELERENARLKKLLAEQILVNDALKDVVEKKW; encoded by the coding sequence ATGAAGAAACGATTTAGTGAAGAGCAGATCGTCAAAATTTTGCAGGAGGCGGAGCGGGCCGCGACAGACCAGGAGGTCATCCGAAAGCACAATATATCCGATACGACGTTCTACCGGTGGAAAAAGCTCTATGGAGGCATGGGGGTTTCCGAGGTCAAGCGGCTCAAAGAGCTCGAAAGGGAGAACGCCAGGCTGAAAAAGCTGCTGGCGGAGCAGATACTCGTCAACGATGCGCTGAAGGATGTTGTCGAAAAAAAGTGGTAA
- a CDS encoding two-component response regulator — protein MTAEILLLEDDDVLSETLVDLLESRGFTIVHTVTGEEALNATFEKRFDLLILDVNVPGIDGFELLEGLRDAGITTPAIFITARTDISSLAQGFDAGADDYLKKPFDFDELLIRIDALLRKAFHTRSDEITVGEFRFNIGKNELYRQAEYIPLPPAELRLVRLLFQHRGETLEKNFLLETLGDGAEGSEGALRVHIARLRKLGLPVLTVKGIGYRLERA, from the coding sequence ATGACAGCAGAAATACTCCTACTTGAAGATGACGATGTGCTTTCCGAAACACTGGTAGATCTGCTTGAAAGCAGAGGCTTTACCATTGTCCATACTGTGACGGGAGAGGAGGCGTTGAACGCCACTTTTGAAAAACGTTTCGATCTGCTGATTCTGGATGTAAACGTACCCGGTATCGACGGGTTTGAACTTCTTGAGGGGCTGAGAGATGCCGGTATTACCACCCCCGCCATCTTCATTACGGCACGGACGGATATATCTTCGCTGGCTCAGGGTTTCGATGCCGGTGCGGACGATTATCTGAAAAAACCGTTCGATTTCGATGAGCTGCTCATTCGGATAGATGCTCTGCTGCGCAAAGCGTTTCATACCCGCTCCGATGAGATTACGGTAGGTGAGTTTCGTTTCAATATCGGCAAGAATGAACTCTACAGGCAGGCGGAATATATTCCACTGCCACCGGCAGAGCTGAGGCTTGTCAGACTCCTTTTTCAGCATAGAGGGGAGACTCTCGAGAAAAATTTTTTACTAGAGACTCTCGGTGACGGCGCCGAGGGAAGCGAAGGGGCCTTGAGGGTCCATATCGCTAGGCTTCGAAAACTGGGCTTGCCGGTTTTGACCGTCAAGGGGATAGGATACCGTCTTGAGAGAGCATGA
- a CDS encoding two-component sensor histidine kinase, whose product MREHEKQAFWKFFLMYFASVAMLVVAAGFFYFKQSKAHLLKNEEFSLLEFARHIKMGGPPDEFPDDYSYRFVPTGDRHIDISNFKIEGGRFVKLIPLRFGDKYLEVSKPIRSYQETIGELKLRIGLTQFLLLLIFGLLSYRLAKNAIKPLEESIELLDSFSKDLIHDLNTPVTSIKLNLTLLEQMPGLKETRVLQRLRKSVHTISELHENLTILLEEKTFQMERTELCGIVNEIVEVQRPLYKDITFIVDCKGFSATVNPKALKQMLQNIISNACRYNRPGGYVKIYSRGRSLIIEDSGKGIEEPDKIFERDYSGSGSSGLGLDIVKRLAMAMRIEIDVNSGKESGTVFILTMR is encoded by the coding sequence TTGAGAGAGCATGAAAAACAGGCTTTCTGGAAATTCTTTCTCATGTACTTCGCAAGCGTTGCGATGCTGGTGGTGGCTGCTGGTTTTTTCTATTTCAAACAGTCCAAAGCGCATCTGCTCAAAAATGAAGAGTTCTCGCTTTTGGAGTTTGCCCGTCACATAAAGATGGGTGGGCCGCCCGACGAATTCCCGGATGATTACAGCTACAGGTTCGTGCCGACGGGAGACCGCCATATCGACATCAGCAACTTCAAAATCGAAGGGGGCCGCTTCGTCAAACTCATACCGCTGCGTTTCGGCGACAAGTACCTCGAAGTGAGTAAGCCGATACGCTCTTATCAAGAGACGATCGGGGAGCTCAAGCTTCGCATAGGTTTGACGCAGTTTCTGCTTCTGCTCATTTTCGGTCTGCTCAGCTACAGACTGGCTAAAAACGCGATAAAGCCGCTGGAGGAGAGTATCGAACTGCTCGACAGCTTCTCAAAAGATCTGATTCACGATCTAAACACCCCGGTTACCTCCATAAAACTCAACCTTACACTACTGGAGCAGATGCCCGGGCTGAAGGAGACACGCGTGCTGCAACGACTGCGCAAGAGTGTGCATACTATCTCCGAACTGCATGAAAACCTGACGATTCTGCTAGAAGAGAAGACTTTTCAGATGGAGCGGACCGAACTGTGTGGTATTGTCAACGAGATTGTAGAGGTTCAAAGGCCGCTATACAAAGATATCACATTCATTGTCGACTGCAAAGGCTTTTCCGCCACCGTAAATCCGAAAGCGCTGAAACAGATGTTGCAAAACATCATCTCGAACGCCTGCCGCTACAATCGCCCGGGCGGGTATGTAAAAATCTACAGCCGCGGCCGCTCGCTCATCATCGAAGACAGCGGTAAGGGTATCGAAGAGCCTGACAAGATATTCGAAAGGGATTACAGCGGGAGCGGAAGCAGCGGTCTGGGGCTCGATATCGTAAAACGGCTCGCCATGGCAATGCGGATTGAGATCGATGTAAATAGCGGCAAAGAGAGTGGAACAGTTTTTATCTTAACGATGCGTTAA